In Tepidimicrobium xylanilyticum, the DNA window TGAAAACCACCGATAGGATTGCAAAGATGAAGGCTAAAATAAAGAATATTATTAAAAATATACCAGGTTTTTTACCCCTATCATCGAAATAGCCCATTTTATTAGCATCTTCCTTTACTTTCTTATACCAGGTGTTATAAGATTTACTAAAATCTATTCTATTTTTCTTTCCATAATTTTCTATATCCTTAGTAGTTACAATATCTCCATTCCCTATTTTTTCAAATAACCAATGGATGAAGTACTTCTCGTGGTCCAATAGGGGATCGGTGGATTTATCATGTCTTGTTAATTTGAAGTTCTTAATATTTTTCTTATATTCTCCTTTTTCATCAATGGAGATATATCCTTTTCTAGCTAGGTCGAATATTGTAGCCATTATGGAATTGGTATTCAACATACTGTAGTTTAAATAGGCAGCTACTGCAGGGGTACAATCATCTGGATATAAGCTGCTATCAGAGAGTTCACGGTAATCTATATTCCTTCTCAATCTATAGAATGTGAAGGTTATAAAGGCCATTCCTAATGCTGCTATCAAAGCAGATATGTTATTAAATACTTTTCTATTTGCTTCTTTTCTGATCTGCTTTTCTTCCATTTCTTTCATATTGGCTAGCTCTTCTTCTATTATTTCATCATATGCATCCTTAGGGATTATATTAGTTGAATTTGGGATAAAGTTAGTTGGGAATAATATTCTGGCCTCTATAAAGGTTTTATTAGATACATTTTCAATTTGTAATCTAATCAAATTATCTTGTTGAAAGTTGATAGTTCCATTAGATGGGCCATGGGCAAATATATGCACTTTATCATTTTTTGGTTGAGGTAATTTAATATTTACAGCAAAGAAATCTATAGGTGTGCTATTTTCATTTCCTAAGAATTTGTAATATAATTCTCCGGTATCATTATATTTAATGGCCACATCCTTGATGGTATAGTATAATCTAAAGGTTTTTTCTTCATCCTTTGATGGGGAGAATATTTTAATGTTTATTCCCTTGTCCTTTTGGAGGGTCGTAAATACATTGCTATCTCCATTTCTAGCCTCATTCACATGAGTATAAAGTACTTCTTCTCCTTTAATCATTTCTGCTACTTGAAGACCTTCTAATCCATCGGTCCCTGTTAGTATTATTTCTCTAAATACACCATTAAACTTATCATTAAATTTAAATGTGATGTCTTCAACGATTTTTAAATCTCCATTTTCCACTATTTCTGAGTCGACTAGCCATCTGGTTATAACGAGTGATTCTTCAGCTTTTCCATATATGGGGAAACCTATTAATATGAATAATACAATTAAAAAAGCAGTGCTAATTTTTAAATATTTCCTTATTATAATCACCCCTTCAAAATGGTATAGCAGTATTTATATATTAAAACTGTAATCATATTATACCCTATATTTATATCGGTGAAAATTAATTATATAATATAGGTGTAAAAGATATTGATTATTTATTTAAGGATGTGAACATATGAAAAAAAGTATTTTATCTGCTTTAAAAAGGAAGAGTGATTTGTTTGTTTCTGGCGAAAGCATAAGCAATGAACTGGGCATAAGCCGTACGGCAGTATGGAAGCATATTAAAGCTCTGAGGGAGGAAGGATATGATATTGAATCGGTGCATAAAAAGGGATATAGATTATTATCCTGTCCCGATATACTAACCTTAGAGGAAATAGAGGAATATTTAACTACCGACTTTATAGGAAGGAATGTTTATTATTTTGATAGCCTTTCCTCTACTAATAATAAGGCAAAGGAGATGGCCTTAAAGGAAAAGGAAGGCACTATTATAATAGCTGAAGAGCAGACTAAAGGAAGGGGCAGGTTAGGTAGGAATTGGGTTTCGCCCAAGGGGAAGGGTATATGGATGAGCATAATATTAAAGCCTGATATGATTCCTTCTGAGGTAGCAAAATTGACCTTAATAGGAGCAGCAGCGATCAATAGGGGATTAGAGGCAATGGGAATTAACTCTTACATTAAATGGCCTAATGATATTTTAATCGAAGACAAGAAGGTATGTGGAATTCTTACAGAGATGAGTTGCGAGTTGAATATGATAAACTACGTGATCATGGGAATAGGCATTAATGTAAATTTAGATAAAGAGGATTTTAATAGGGAGTTGAAGGATAAAGCCACATCCTTGAAGCTGGTTACTGGAAAAAAAATAGATAGGAAAAGGCTAATAGGAAATATATTAAATCATCTGGAAAACCTTTATATTCCCTTTAAGGAAAGGGGGGATATCTCTAAAACCATTCGTATATCCAGAGAAAAATCTATATTAATTGGAAGGGAAATTAGAGTAATAACAGGCGATAAGGAACTAATAGGCAAGGCATTAAGTATAGATGATGAAGGCCAATTGGTGGTTGAATTTAAAGATGGTAGGGTGGAAAAAGTTTTCTCCGGAGAGGTTTCAATTCGAGGATTAAAAGGGTATATTTAGCCCATTAGAGTGTTTTCTAATGGGCTATTCTTTTGCTAAATTTACCCTTCTGAGTATTCGGACTGCTGTTGACGAGGATAAGATGGTTTTTAACGTATCCCCTGGCAGAAATATTAGGCAGCCAGTTTTTAAAGCTGTGGAAAAGGTAATTGATTTTCCTATTACCATATTGAGAATTAGGTACATATAGGGAACTCCAAATATATATATAGTAAAGGTTCCTGCTAAACTTGCCAAAAATATTCGCTTTAAATTTAAGCGTTCTCCACTATGAGAAATCTTACCTACTACATATGCTGCAAATATAAATCCAATTAAAAATCCAAAACTGGGGCTTAATACTGTTTGAGGTCCTCCAGAAAATCCAGCAAATATTTTTACCCCAGATAGACCCAAAAGGACATAGATTAACTGGGAAAGGCTACCTAGTTTAGGACCAAGCAATAGGCCAGAAAGCAAAACGAACATACTCTGTAATGTAATGGGAACTTCTCCTACAGGTATACTTAAAAAAGCTCCAACAGCAGTTAATGCAGTGAATAAGGAAGTTATAACTATTTCTCTTGTAGTTAGCTTCATCTAATCCCTCCATATGTAAACTATTATTGATAAAAAGGTTGACAATTAAATTGTAAAATTAAATTGATTAAATGTCAACCTAAAAATATTATATGGTTAACAATATCCAAAAATATTTATTCTATTATTTTTTTACTTGACAAAGAGAAATAGCGTGTATATACTGTTAATAGATAATATAAACAGCATATACACATTTAACACTATTTACTTTTATTAGGAGGATGGCTATGAAAATTATAGTATCTAATTCATCAGATGAACCCATCTACGAACAGATATCAAAACAGATAAAGGGAATGATTTTAAAAGGGCAATTAAAGGAAGGGGATTTACTTCCTTCCATTAGGGGATTGGCCAAGGAGCTTCAGATATCTGTTATTACCACTAAAAGGGCTTATGATGAATTAGAAAGGGAAGGATTTATAGAGACGGTACAGGGGAAGGGCTCTTATGTGGCAGGACAAAACAAGGAGCTTATGAGGGAGAAAAAGCTAAAAATAGTAGAGGAAAAGCTAATGGAGGTAGTAAAGGAGAGTAAACAGCTAGGTTTAAAATATGAGGAAGTAGAAGAAATGTTAAAAATTTTGTTTCAGGAGGTATAGACATGAAGCATATTTTAGAGGTAAAGGAACTGAGAAAGAAATTTAAAAATTTTACATTGGATAATATAAGTTTCAATTTAGAACCAGGATATATTATGGGTTTTATAGGTCCTAATGGTGCAGGGAAAAGTACTACTATTAAACTCATAATGAACCTTATAAAAAAGGATGAAGGGGAAATTAAGATATTTGGAAAGGATCATATTAAATATGAGAAGGAAGTAAAGGATAGGATAGGCTTTGTTTACGATCAGAATTATTATTATGAGGACTTAACCATAAATCAGATGAAAAATATAGTAGCATCCTTCTATTCCAAATGGGATGATAACCAGTTTAGCTACTATATGCATCAATTCGGTTTAAACCCAAAATCGAAGATAAAGACCTTGTCCAAGGGGATGAAGATGAAATTTTCATTAGCTATTGCCTTATCCCATCATGCAGATTTGATCATAATGGATGAACCTACATCGGGATTGGATCCTGTATTTAGAAGGGAGATTCTAGATATTCTATATGATATTATTCAGGACGAAAATAAGAGCATATTCTTTTCAACACACATAACCACCGATTTAGAAAAGATAGCTGACTATATAACCTTTATCAATAATGGGAAAATAGTATTTTCAAAATCCAAAGATGAAGTACTAGAAAGCTATGCAATAGTTAAGGGGGACCCAGATATTTTAAATGAGGAGATAAGAAAAAAGTTCATAGGATTAAGGGAAACTAAATTTGGATTTGAGGGATTAACAGATGATTTCAATGTTTTCAAGAAAACTTTTGGGGACCGTGTTTTAATTGAAAAGGCTAGTTTGGAAGATATTATGGTCTACAGTGTGAGGGGGTAATTGAATGTTAGCCATTTTAAAAAAGGATTTAATTCTTTTATTTTCAAATAAACGAGAAATATTGTTTATGATATTCTATATACCCTTTTTAGTATTTACGGTAGAATCCTATGATCCTAAAATACTGTATTTTACAATAATAATATTCTTTACCTATTTCATGTCTTTATCATCTTTCTACCATGATGTTGATGGTAAAGGAAAATATATTTTGAATTCCCTTCCCATAACGGGGAAAAGGATAGTCGTTTATAAATATATATCCATATTTGCCTATTTTATTATAAGCATTGTGTTTGTTGGAGGGTATTTGTGGATAATCAATACTATCGGATTAGCGACTGTTGACTATTTCAATATAGAAATGATTTTTAAAGCTATCCCAATAGTAATGTTGATCATATCCACAGTTTTTCCTGCCTATATATTCTTTGAGCCAAGGATTGCTAGGATAGTCAATATGCTAGTATCCGTGGTTTTCATTGTAGGTTTAATGAATCTAGGATATGTAGGAGAAAAATCTTTAGTAAAAATGGTAGGAATATTAGAGGGAAATAGTCCTGTATACTTATGCATAATAGCCTATGTAGTTTCCTTAATATTATCTATGGTACTTTATCAGAAAAAGGACCTGTAAAGGAGTGAAAGGATGCTCAATTTAGTAAAAAAGGATTTGAAGCTATCGGGTTGGCTGCAAAAAATTGTTGGAGTATTATATGCCTTATTTATAGCCGGTATGGGGATTAATATGCCTAATCAAATGATAGCCAATCTATTGTATATATTAGCAATGGTATCACTAATTTTCATACTGGTTATTTATACTAATGGATATGATGATAAAAATAAGAGTGAAATCATTCTAAACAGCTTTCCCATAGATAGGGTGAATATAGTTAGGGCTAAGTATTTAACTCTCATATTGTTTATAGTTTTTGGAACGGGAATCGTATATCTATTTAGCAAAATTGCTTTAGTCTTATATTTTGGAAATAGTGGAGGCGCAAGTATATGGAATATTATATTTGTATTCAACATATCCTTGATATTCTATTCCATCTACTATCCCCTTTATTTTAAGCTTGGGGATGGAATAAGGCTTTTCAATACCATATTATGGATGTTAATGGTAATAGGACCAAGCATAATAAGTAAATCCATAAAAAAGATGGCAGAAATGGGGCATTTAGAGAAGATATTAACGATAGATATAAACAGACTTAATATCTATCTATTATTGATTTCCTTAATAATGTTCTATATATCCTTACAAATATCTAAAGGGATATATCTAAAAAGGGAATTTTGATGAAGAGATTACCAAAAAGCCAGTAAAATTATCTTTATAAAGATCTAATTAAAAAATCAAAAACAAAAGAGAGGACATACTGAACTGACCCTTGTCAAGTAGACAATCCATTTAATTAAAATTTATGCAGATTTGGATGTATGGTTCCTATATTCTAAAGGAGCCATGCATCCTAGTTTTTTTGAAATCTTTTTACATTGTAAAACTTAATGTATTTAACTATCTCTTCCTTTAATTCTAATAGTGTTTTAAACTTTTTTCCTTAAAACATTTCAGTTTATAATTACTCTATCAAACATTTTAGATACAAGCTGATTACTGTTTTTAATAATGCTGTTATCGTAAAGTTTTATAATTGGACTTAAATAAAACTTTCTTCTATCTTCTGGAATTGAAAATTCAGTTACATCTGTAAGCCACTTTTCATTAGGAGCATTAGCTGATGCACTTCTTGAAATATTTAGAACTTCACATATTTGGGTTACTGGATAACCTTTTTCTTTGAAGAAATCTACTGTTTTATATTCTGCTATATATCTTACTTTTTTTAATTAATTAGACTGTCTACTTTGGAAGTATTATATCAGAATCATGAAGTACAATGTCAACAAATGACGGATAAAAATTATTGAAAAAGTTTAGATATATTATTAATATATTATACAGGCATATGTTAAAACTCTAACATTCTATAATAAATTAAAAATAATATTAAATGAAAAGAGGTGTCTTATGAAAAATCAAAGATATGGTATGATATTTCAAACTACATTAGGAAGTAATTATTTTTATGATTCAGGAACTGGAAAAGTAATAGGTTGTGATTCAAAAGAAATAAAATTAATTGATAGAATTCTTAAGAATGAAATTTCGCTGGAAAAAGCTTGTGAAGAAAATAAAGAGTTTAAAGAATTTATTGAAAAAGAAAACTTATTTAGATGTCCTGAAAGAATACCTTTTTACATTCCAACGATTGAGGAATTGGAGGCTAGTATAAAAGGACAATGTACACAAATCATTATAGAGTTAACTGAAGAATGTAATTTAAGATGTGGGTACTGTATATATAACAAACATCATCCAAAATATAGGGATTTTGGTAATAGGAGTATGCCTTTTGAAATTGCAAAGAAAACATTAGATATTGTTTTAAAGGACTATAAAAGAGATAAATTCTTTTTAACATTTTATGGAGGAGAACCATTAGCAAATTTTGATTTAATGAAAAAATGCATAGAGTATGTTAGGAATAATTATAAAGAAATAAATCTAGGTGTTTCATTTACAACAAATTTGACTTTATTAACCATAGATATGATAAATTATTTCAATACATTATATAGTGATGGTATTAGCATTAATATTATGTGTAGTATAGATGGACCTAAGGATATACATGATAGATTCCGAAGATTTAAAAATGGTAAGGGGTCCTTTGAAAAGGTGATAGAAAATTTTAATCTGCTAATGGATAATTTTTATGAAAAAAATAATGGAAATAAAAATATATCTATAAATTGTGTTATTACACCTCCATGTAGTGAAGAAAAAATCTCATTAATAAAAAATTTTTTTGAAAAAGAATTAAATTTACCTGACGATGTTAAGTTTAATTTAGGATATATTGATGAGGGAGATATGGTTTTTGATTACAATGAAAATAAAGAAGTGAATGAAGAAGAAATGGTTAGTTTTGAATCAGTGAGCATATCAAACTGGGTAACAAATAATGTTATTAAAAGTAACGAACACTTTATTAAAAGAAGTGATATTAATTTACTTTTACCTACAATACAAGCAATATCACATAGAAGAGTTTCAAGTGGAGATATATTTAAAGAAAAATTTTTACATGGTAATTGCATTCCCGGGCAAAGAAGACTTTATGTGACAGTAGATGGGGAATTTAAACCTTGCGAGCGTGTTGGAAAGTGTCCATCTATTGGAAATTATAAAGATGGGATTAATATAGAAAATATTTTGAAATATTACTTTAAAGAATATATTGAGTATTATGAGGATAAGTGTAGTAAATGTTGGGCACAAGAGTTATGTAGTATTTGTTATTCAAGAAATATGGGGGAAAATGGAATTGATGAAGAAGAAGGTTTGTGTGAAGAAACTAGAAGAGAAATTAAAATGAAGTTTGAAAATTATTATAATCTACTAGAAAATAAAAAATCTGAATTGAAGGAAGTAGTAGATGAAATAATAGTATAGTAAATTAAAAATAAGGAGGCGAAAATGAATTCAAATAATAAGACATTAATTATAAATAAATATTTAAATTTATTAACTTTAATTCTTCTTATATTGATAATTCTTATATATTTTTTTCAATTTGATATCGTAAGGGGAAATCGAATAAAAGATATTCCAAATATTATTAAATATAATAGTTTTAAATTTAATATATCTAACATATATTCTAATGCTTTTTTTTACGGAGTAAATGCAAAATTTATAATATATCTTATAATATTTAATATGTTTATATTTATCCCAATAGGATGTATGTTAAATATACAAAAAATATCTAAGAAAAAATCTATTATTATGTTGCTAATAATATCATTATTATATGAACTTATAAAATCATTATTACATATCAGTCAACTTGGGATAGATATGGTATTTTTACACTTTATAGGGTTATATCTAGGATATTTAATTACCGATTATTATTTAAATAACGAAAGAGATAGATTTTTAAAAAAAGGAATATTATTAATCATTTTTTTCTTGATTTTCTCTTTCGTTCTTCAATTTAGAATTATATATGAA includes these proteins:
- a CDS encoding biotin transporter BioY, with amino-acid sequence MKLTTREIVITSLFTALTAVGAFLSIPVGEVPITLQSMFVLLSGLLLGPKLGSLSQLIYVLLGLSGVKIFAGFSGGPQTVLSPSFGFLIGFIFAAYVVGKISHSGERLNLKRIFLASLAGTFTIYIFGVPYMYLILNMVIGKSITFSTALKTGCLIFLPGDTLKTILSSSTAVRILRRVNLAKE
- the pmtA gene encoding phenol-soluble modulin export ABC transporter ATP-binding protein PmtA produces the protein MKHILEVKELRKKFKNFTLDNISFNLEPGYIMGFIGPNGAGKSTTIKLIMNLIKKDEGEIKIFGKDHIKYEKEVKDRIGFVYDQNYYYEDLTINQMKNIVASFYSKWDDNQFSYYMHQFGLNPKSKIKTLSKGMKMKFSLAIALSHHADLIIMDEPTSGLDPVFRREILDILYDIIQDENKSIFFSTHITTDLEKIADYITFINNGKIVFSKSKDEVLESYAIVKGDPDILNEEIRKKFIGLRETKFGFEGLTDDFNVFKKTFGDRVLIEKASLEDIMVYSVRG
- a CDS encoding radical SAM protein, yielding MKNQRYGMIFQTTLGSNYFYDSGTGKVIGCDSKEIKLIDRILKNEISLEKACEENKEFKEFIEKENLFRCPERIPFYIPTIEELEASIKGQCTQIIIELTEECNLRCGYCIYNKHHPKYRDFGNRSMPFEIAKKTLDIVLKDYKRDKFFLTFYGGEPLANFDLMKKCIEYVRNNYKEINLGVSFTTNLTLLTIDMINYFNTLYSDGISINIMCSIDGPKDIHDRFRRFKNGKGSFEKVIENFNLLMDNFYEKNNGNKNISINCVITPPCSEEKISLIKNFFEKELNLPDDVKFNLGYIDEGDMVFDYNENKEVNEEEMVSFESVSISNWVTNNVIKSNEHFIKRSDINLLLPTIQAISHRRVSSGDIFKEKFLHGNCIPGQRRLYVTVDGEFKPCERVGKCPSIGNYKDGINIENILKYYFKEYIEYYEDKCSKCWAQELCSICYSRNMGENGIDEEEGLCEETRREIKMKFENYYNLLENKKSELKEVVDEIIV
- a CDS encoding ABC-2 transporter permease, yielding MLAILKKDLILLFSNKREILFMIFYIPFLVFTVESYDPKILYFTIIIFFTYFMSLSSFYHDVDGKGKYILNSLPITGKRIVVYKYISIFAYFIISIVFVGGYLWIINTIGLATVDYFNIEMIFKAIPIVMLIISTVFPAYIFFEPRIARIVNMLVSVVFIVGLMNLGYVGEKSLVKMVGILEGNSPVYLCIIAYVVSLILSMVLYQKKDL
- a CDS encoding GntR family transcriptional regulator; its protein translation is MKIIVSNSSDEPIYEQISKQIKGMILKGQLKEGDLLPSIRGLAKELQISVITTKRAYDELEREGFIETVQGKGSYVAGQNKELMREKKLKIVEEKLMEVVKESKQLGLKYEEVEEMLKILFQEV
- a CDS encoding DUF2207 domain-containing protein: MIIIRKYLKISTAFLIVLFILIGFPIYGKAEESLVITRWLVDSEIVENGDLKIVEDITFKFNDKFNGVFREIILTGTDGLEGLQVAEMIKGEEVLYTHVNEARNGDSNVFTTLQKDKGINIKIFSPSKDEEKTFRLYYTIKDVAIKYNDTGELYYKFLGNENSTPIDFFAVNIKLPQPKNDKVHIFAHGPSNGTINFQQDNLIRLQIENVSNKTFIEARILFPTNFIPNSTNIIPKDAYDEIIEEELANMKEMEEKQIRKEANRKVFNNISALIAALGMAFITFTFYRLRRNIDYRELSDSSLYPDDCTPAVAAYLNYSMLNTNSIMATIFDLARKGYISIDEKGEYKKNIKNFKLTRHDKSTDPLLDHEKYFIHWLFEKIGNGDIVTTKDIENYGKKNRIDFSKSYNTWYKKVKEDANKMGYFDDRGKKPGIFLIIFFILAFIFAILSVVFNAYYGIILIFVSMFALIYGVILFFRKSDYGYIQYKKWRYFIRDMKRVKDSLNIKDLSLPLDTSLIYALALGVNFNSLKNFKNLIPESNIPGHWAYWYYYTGSKGQNSFQSSLNNSFSTVTSSGSGGGFSGGGGAGAGGGGAGGF
- a CDS encoding biotin--[acetyl-CoA-carboxylase] ligase produces the protein MKKSILSALKRKSDLFVSGESISNELGISRTAVWKHIKALREEGYDIESVHKKGYRLLSCPDILTLEEIEEYLTTDFIGRNVYYFDSLSSTNNKAKEMALKEKEGTIIIAEEQTKGRGRLGRNWVSPKGKGIWMSIILKPDMIPSEVAKLTLIGAAAINRGLEAMGINSYIKWPNDILIEDKKVCGILTEMSCELNMINYVIMGIGINVNLDKEDFNRELKDKATSLKLVTGKKIDRKRLIGNILNHLENLYIPFKERGDISKTIRISREKSILIGREIRVITGDKELIGKALSIDDEGQLVVEFKDGRVEKVFSGEVSIRGLKGYI
- a CDS encoding ABC-2 transporter permease, producing the protein MLNLVKKDLKLSGWLQKIVGVLYALFIAGMGINMPNQMIANLLYILAMVSLIFILVIYTNGYDDKNKSEIILNSFPIDRVNIVRAKYLTLILFIVFGTGIVYLFSKIALVLYFGNSGGASIWNIIFVFNISLIFYSIYYPLYFKLGDGIRLFNTILWMLMVIGPSIISKSIKKMAEMGHLEKILTIDINRLNIYLLLISLIMFYISLQISKGIYLKREF